The genomic segment CTTTACTGCTGGTAAAATGGAAGAAGCTCAACTGGCACATTGCCTAGGCGCATTCTGCCCGAACATTCTTTTCCCATACGCTCGTGAAACAATCTCTAGCCTAGTGGTTAAAGGTACGTTCCCACAATTGAACCTTGCACCAGTTAACTTTGATGCATTGTTTATGAACTACCTACAAAACCAAGCTCAAGAAAACGCAGAAGCACCAGCTGAAGCTTAATAATTGATAGCTTAAGTTTTAATTAACTTAGCGCTATTGATTAACTTGTAGAGAATAAATGCACTTTTTATCTGATATACGTTCTATATTTATATGAATTTTATATCGTGATAATAGGTGCATTTTTCTTTTATCACTCCTTGTATTCTCAATACTTATTTGGATGACCATAATGACAACACAAACAGATTATTCTGATGTATCAATGACCGTACTTGGCGCGGGTTCATATGGAACTTCTCTGGCAATATCTCTTGCTCGTAATGGCGCAAAAGTGATTTTATGGGGACATGAAGAAAAACACATGGCTCGCTTAGAGGCCGATCGTGCGAATGAAGAGTTTTTACCTGGTGTGCCTTTTCCACCGTCACTGATCATGGCGACTGATCTTGAAAAAGCAGTACAAGCAAGCCGTGATTTGTTGGTAGTAGTTCCAAGCCATGTATTTGGTTTAGTTCTAAGTAATGTAAAAGCATTTTTACGTGAAAATTCTCGTGTGTGTTGGGCGACAAAAGGGTTAGAGCCTGAAACAGGTCGTTTATTAAAAGAAGTGGCAGTTGAAGCTTTGGGTGAATCTCATTCATTGGCTGTACTTTCTGGACCTACTTTTGCTAAAGAACTTGCTTCAGGTATGCCAACAGCAATTGCTGTCGCGTCACCTGATCAGCAATTTGTAAAAGATCTTCAAGAGAAGATTCACTGTTCAAAGACGTTCCGAGTATATGCAAATAATGATTTTACTGGCATGCAACTTGGTGGTGCGGTGAAAAACGTTATCGCTATTGGCGCGGGTATGTCTGATGGTATTGGCTTTGGTGCTAATGCTCGTACGGCGTTAATTACACGCGGTTTGGCTGAAATGACACGTCTAGGTGTTGCATTAGGTGCAGAAGCTGAAACCTTTATGGGAATGGCTGGTTTAGGTGATTTAGTATTAACTTGTACCGATAACCAATCACGTAACCGTCGTTTTGGTTTGGCGTTAGGTCAGGGCGGCGATGTTAATAGTGCACAAGAAGAAATTGGCCAAGTGGTTGAAGGCTATAGAAATACTAAAGAAGTCTTTTTACTTGCAGAGCGTATGGGTGTAGAAATGCCTATAGTTGAACAAATTTATCAAGTATTGTATCAAGGAAAAGATGCAAGAATGGCAGCGCAAGATTTATTAGCGCGAGATAAAAAGTCAGAATCGTAATTCAAGGATGGTATGAAAATGAATGAGTGTAAGAAACATAAAGTCTGGGAAAAAATTGTTCAGGAAGCGCGTGAGCAATCAGAGCAAGAACCCATGCTTGCAAGCTTTTATCATGCCACCATTATTAAACATGAAAATTTAGCGGCAGCGTTAAGTTATATTCTAGCAAACAAGTTAGCAACAGCTTCAATGCCTGCTATGGCTGTGCGTGAAGTGGTTGAAGAAGCATTTGCTTCAGATCCAAGTATTACCGATGCTGCGGCATGTGATATTTGTGCGACGGTAACACGAGATCCTGCGGTGGCTATGTATTCAATGCCATTATTGTACCTGAAAGGCTACCATGCTCTGCAAGGTTACCGAGTGTCTAATTGGCTGTGGAAACAGGGTCGTGTTGCGCTTGCTACTTATTTGCAAAATGAGATTTCAGTGGCTTGTCAGGTAGATGTTCACCCTGCTGCGACAATTGGTAAAGGGATCATGTTTGACCATGCTACGGGCATTGTCATTGGTGAGACTGCGGTTGTTGAAAATGATGTTTCTATTTTGCAAGATGTGACCCTTGGTGGTACTGGTAAAGAATGTGGCGATCGTCATCCTAAGATCCGTGAAGGGGTTATGATTGGTGCAGGGGCAAAAATTTTAGGTAACATTGAAGTGGGAGAGGGAGCGAAAATTGGCTCTTGTTCTGTTGTGCTTCAAGCCGTTCCTCCTCATACAACCGTTGCAGGTGTTCCGGCTAAGATTGTAGGCAGACCAAGTACAGAAAAACCGTCTTTCGATATGGACCAGCAATTCAATGGAAAATCCCAGACGTTTATCTCTGGTGATGGTATTTAATATTAGATCCAGTTAATCCATTTTATTACTTGTTTTTTATTAATAAAAATAGCCACTTAATAGTGGCTATTTTTGTATTTGGACGATGAAAAACGAGAAGTTATAACCCGCCTTCAAACCCCATCTGACGCCATGCTTCAAATACAATAATAGCAACGGAGTTAGACAGGTTTAAACTGCGGCTGTCTGGCATCATAGGAATGCGAACACGTTGCTCCATTGGTAAGCCATCAATCAAATCAGCAGGTAACCCACGAGTTTCTGGACCAAATAATAATACATCCCCTTTTTGATAGCTTGGGGTGGTGTGATGGCCTGTGGTTTTAGTGGTACAAGCAAAAATACGGTGCTCTAAATCACTGTTATTCTCTAAATATTCAAGAAAAGCTGCATAGTTCTTGTGGCGCTTTACATGAGTTAGATCATGATAGTCTAAACCCGCACGACGTAGTTTTTTCTCTTCTAAATCAAAGCCTAATGGTTCAATTAAATGCAGGTTAGCACCGCAATTAGCAGACAGTCGAATAATGTTACCTGTGTTTGGGGCAATTTCAGGCTCGTACAGCGCAATCTCAAACATAATGAACTCTTGAATAAAAGGAAATTAAACGCAGTATATCTAATTGATTGGTATCGGGGTAGGGCGTACTCACAACAACATGGCTTAGATAGAGGTAAGCCATGTTGTCAGAGGCTATTATTTTTCGATAGGTAAAGTAATTGTCATACGTAATCCACCAAGAGGACTTTTGCTCGCAATGATGGTTCCGCTGTGTTGCTGTATCGCACTTTCTGTAATCGCAAGCCCCAACCCCGTTCCGCCACTGCTTCTGTCTCGAGCGGTAGAAACGCGATAGAAAGGTTTGAAAATATCTTTTAATTCATCTTCAGGAACACCTTCGCCGTTGTCATCGACATGAATAATAAAATGTGCTGCTGTCTGCTCTAGATTTACAGTAATCACATCATTACCGTATTTAATGGCATTTCGAATCACATTTTCTACGGCGCTCATTAGTAGATTAGGATTACCAAAGATAGGGGTTTCAATTAAGCCTGAATAGGTAAGTTCTTTATTCATGTGTTCAGCCTCAAATTTGGCGTCTTCTAAAATATCAAACCATAGTGAATAGGCGTCAGTTTTCTCTCGCTCTTGATGGCTGTTCACTTGGATCCGTGATAGTTCTAATAACTCAGATATCATCTGTTCAAGGCGTTCTGCTTCCATATCAATACGAGATAATTCGGTACTTTCTCCTTGCTTACGAGTCGCCAGTGCGGTGGCCATTCTTAAACGAGTTAAGGGAGATCTGAGTTCATGAGAGATATCAGATAACAAGCGCTGCTGGCCAGAGATCATGGTATTTAATGACCCCACCATTTGATTAAAGCTTTGACCTGTCTTTCTGAACTCCCTTGGTCCTTTCTCTAGTGCTTCATCTTTTTCAAATTGCCCTCTAGCAACCCGTTCAGCTGCTTTTTGTAATCGTCTAGCTGGCTGACTTAATGCCCAAGCAAGCCAAAGTAAAAATGGGGTACTAACCAACATGGTGACTAAGAGAAGTTGTATTGGTTTATCTAAAATCCGAAGAATAAATGGTGGTGGTTTTTTCCAGTATCTTCCGACATACATATAGACTTTTTCTTGAGCGATGATGATATCGAAAGGGCCAGCCATCATGGTTCGTCCATAAAGTTTTTGTTGTGGCAGCTCTGGGTCATCTGACAGAGTTAAAAAATTGAGTAGTGCTTTTTTTCGTCCTCGCAATTCTCTAGGCTTATCTAGGATCTCACCGGTAGGGGTTGTAAAAAAGAGAGCTAGATTTTCATCATGATCATGAGCTTTATGGCTGATCTCTTTTAGTGTTGTTTTTAACCCTTCTCGCTCTGAGTATTTTCCTGTGATGTAAGCGGCAACTTCCGTCATTTTATTTAGATGTTCTGTCGCAATGTTATGACGCGATCGTGGATCAAAATTGGGGCCAATAACGACCCCAATAAGCACCAATAAAAGGGTGAACCAAAAGATAGCAAAGATACGACCATACAGGCTTGAAACCAGAGGGAATTTTATTTTCTTGGTAAACAAGGTTTATTCCTCTACAAATAAATAGCCGCGGCCACGTAAGGTTTTGATACGTGGTTTCCCTTCTGATAATGGAGGTAATTTTTTACGCAGGTTAGATACGTGCATATCAATCGCACGATCAAAAGGAGCAAGACGTTTACCTAATACTTCTAGACTTAGCTCTTCTTTTGAAATGATCTCTCCTGGTTTTTGAATAAATTGCGACAGTAGGCCAAATTCTGTACCAGTTAAATCTAATAATTCACCATGGCTATAGGCTTCTTGTTTACCGATAAATATTTCAATTCCCTGATATTTAATGCTATTGCTACTATTACTTTCTTTAGCTTTAGTTTGTGTTCGGCGTAAGATGGCACGAATACGAGCTAGCAATTCTCTATCACTGAATGGTTTTGGTAAATAATCATCTGCGCCAAGTTCTAAACCAATCACTCGATCAATCTCTTCGCCTTTTGCTGTCAGCATTAAAACTGGGATTTCATTGGTTTCACGCAGTTTTCGTAGCATGTCCATGCCATTCATTTTCGGCATCATGATATCAAGAAGGATAAGATCTAGATCATCGGTTACTGCAGCTAACCCCTCAAGACCATTGTTCGCTTCTACAACATTATATCCTTCTAAGCTTAGGATATCTTTGAGTAATGACGTTAGTTCAACATCATCATCAACTAATAAAATCTTTGCCATTATTTTTTACCTACGTAATATTCTATAACTACAGTATCGCCAAATACCTCGGTGAATACCAACCTTGAAAATGACCTTTACGTTGCTTTACGCTCAAAATACACTCATTTACTTTGGTTGGGCTATTCTTATGGCATACCAAGCAGCAACGAGCTGCTCTTGATGAAAAATGAATTTTCTGTAACGGAGATAACACAATGAACATGATGAAAAAAATGGTTTTAGGCGCAGTAATCCTTCCTCTTTCTTTAGCGTCAGCATCGGTATTTGCTGCGGGTGGTAAGGATCATCATGGTGGCATGCGTGGTGAAGGCATGGAAGGCGGCAAGTGTATGATGAAGGCTAATAAAAAAGCATTCAAAGCTCTTGATTTAACGGATGCTCAAGAAGATAAGTTTGATGAAATGCGTGATGCTCGTAAAGCGGAGCATAAAGCTAAAAAAGGCCAAAAACGTCAACCAACTGCTGAAATGAAAGCGGATCATGAAGCAATGCAAAACTTAATGTTAGCTGACAACTTTGATGAGCAAGCAGTGCGCGATTTAGCTGAAAAAATGTCAGAGCGTCAAATTGATCGTCGTGTTGAGATGATGAAAAAACGTCATGAAATGATGAATATCCTAACGCCTGAGCAAAAAGTAGAGTTTAAAGCGAATCAAGATAAATACATTGCAGATTGCGCTAAATAATCTTCAAAAAGTTTAATAAATTAAAGCGGGTCTTTATGAAAAATAAAGGCCCGTTTTTTCGTTTATACTTTTTTTGTTGTAAATATATTAACAAATGGAATAACGATCATTGGATTAAGGCTTTATACTAAGAGTTGATTTTTAGGTGAATGGAAAAGAAATGACTCAGAGATATGCCTCTTTAGTTACCACTGCTGCATGGCTTGCAACCATTGTTGCGACAATTTTAATGTTATTCAAATTAGGAACATGGTGGGTAACTGGCTCGGTAAGCTTACTGGCTTCATTGGTTGATTCTTTACTTGATATGGGCGCATCGATTACTAATTTATTGGTTGTTCGTTATGCTTTGCAACCGGCTGATGAAGAACACAGTTTTGGGCATGGTAAAGCTGAATCTTTAGCTGCTTTAGCTCAGGCGATGTTTATTTCGGGATCGGCTTGTTTCTTATTATTGAATGGTGTTGAACGTTTCTTTCGTCCTCAAGATGTAGTTGCACCTGAACTGGGCGTTTACGTCAGTGGGTTTGCAATTGTTCTCACCTTTGGCCTTGTTATGTTTCAGCAATGGGTGGTTAAACAAACCGGAAGCCAAGCGATTGCCGCAGACTCATTACATTATAAAACCGATTTATTTATGAATGCCGCTATTATGTTAGCACTTGCGTTAAGCTGGTATGGATGGCATCAAGCAGATGCTATTTTTGCTTTAGTCATTGGCGTTTATATTTTAATTAGTGCCTTTAAGATGGCCTACGAAGCAATTCAATTACTATTAGATAGGCAGCTACCAAAAGAAGAGTTAGAGCAGATTAGAGAAGCCTGTTGTCGAGTAGATGGAGTGCAAGGGATCCATGATTTACGAACTCGTCTTGCTGGACCTACGCGATTTATTCAGTTGCATTTAGAGCTGCCAGATCAAATGCCATTGGTTGAAGCGCATCGAATTGCTGACAAAGTAGAAGATGAGCTTTTAACAGTTTTCCCACATTCTGATATTATTATTCATCAAGACCCGCTTTCAGTTGTGCTAGACTCAGACAGAGAGCAAACTCAGTTCCAGTAAGAATTAGTAGTATTATTAGCAATTATTGTTTTTTCGTAACAGAAAAATGAAATAGTCGTGATTGATTCTGATGTGAATCAACGAACTTTTTCAGTAAAATGGTAATACTCTTACATAAGAAAAAAAATTACAGATTATTAATGGTGAGAAGATTAGGGAGTCTGCTTGCTGTATTAGAAATTGAAATTGAAATTCCCAACCATATTAGAGGGTAACCATGGTCAAGAAGATTGGTGTTTTAACAAGTGGTGGCGATGCGCCAGGTATGAATGCGGCAGTTCGTGGTGTTGTTCGTACAGCATTAACCGAAGGCCTAGAAGTATTTGGTATTCATGATGGCTACTTAGGTCTTGTTGAAGATCGTATCGAGAAGTTAGAGCGCCATAGCGTATCTGATATGATCAACCGCGGTGGCACATTCTTAGGTTCAGCTCGTTTTCCTGAATTTAAAGAAGTCGCTGTTCGTGACAAAGCGATTGAAAACCTTAAGAAACACGACATTGATGCGTTAATCGTTATCGGTGGTGATGGTTCTTACATGGGCGCTAAGAAGCTAACTGAAATGGGTTACCCATGTATCGGTCTTCCAGGTACGATCGATAATGATATCGCAGGTACTGATTACACTATCGGTTACTTAACGGCATTAAACACAGTTATTGATGCAATTGACCGTTTACGTGATACATCGTCTTCTCACCAACGAATCTCGATTGTAGAAGTTATGGGCCGTCACTGTGGTGATCTAACATTAATGGCTGCAATTGCAGGTGGCTGTGAGTACGTAATTACTCCAGAGACTGGCTTAAACAAAGAAGCACTGATTCAGAATATTCAAGATGGTATTGCGAAAGGTAAGAAACACGCAATTATCGCGATTACTGAGTTAATGACAGATACAAACGCATTAGCAAAAGAGATCGAAGCTGAAACAGGTCGTGAGACTCGTGCTACGGTTCTTGGTCACATTCAGCGTGGCGGTCAACCTGGTGCATTTGACCGTATCTTAGCCTCTCGTATGGGTAACTACGGCGTTAAACTGCTTGTTGAAGGTCATGGTGGTCGTTGTGTTGGTATTCAAAATGAACAGCTTGTTCACCACGATATCATCGATGCAATCGAAAACATGCGTCGTCCTGAGAAGCTAGAACTTTATAAAGTAGCAGAAGAGTTATTCTAATTTAGAATAGACCAATGCTATAAAAGAAAAACCGAAGTTTAGGCTTCGGTTTTTTATGCCTGAAATACAGGATCTATTTTAACGTATTATTCTAAGTGCCTGCTTTATTCTAAATATAAGTCGAGTGGGGTTTTGCTTTTTCTTCCTCCCACTTCTCGCGCTAAAGTAGGTACGAGATAGCCTGAAACGTTTTCTATCAACTCTCCGATCAATTGTTTCGCTTCTGTATCAGATACAAAGAAATGAGCAGCCCCTTGAACTTTATCTAATACATGAAGGTAATAAGGTAAGATACCTGCATCGAACAATGCCTCACTTAAATCAGTCAGAGCCTCTGTTGTATCATTAACGTCTTTAAGTAAGACACTTTGATTTAATAGAGTGACGTTTGACTGTTTTAACAGGGTCATTTTATTTGTTACCTCAGAATTAATTTCATTTGCATGGTTAATATGAGTAACCAAAATTACCTGAAGTCTTGTCTTTGCAAATAAATTGCATAATGTATTAGTAATACGCTTGGGTATTACGACAGGTAGACGAGAATGAATACGTAGCCGTTTAATATGTGAAATGGCTTCAATTTGTTCTATTAACCATTCAATTTCGTGATCTTTTGCCATTAATGGATCACCCCCAGAAAGAATTACTTCATTCAGTTCTGGATGCTCAGCAATATAATCAATGGATTTTTGCCAAACCGATTTACTGCCTTTGTTGTCTTGATAGGGGAAGTGACGACGGAAACAATAACGACAATTTACAGCGCAGCCTCCTTTCAATATTAGCAAAACACGGTTTTTGTATTTATGCAGTAATCCAGGCTGTTCGTTGTCTTGCTCATCGAGAGGATCGTTCGAATATCCGTCATGTACTTCGAATTCTTGATCTAAAGGCAATACTTGACGTAATAAAGGATCAAAAGGGTTGCCAAACTCCATTCGATCGACAAAACTTGTCGGCACACGTAACGCAAATAACTTTTTCGCTTCTAATCCTTTCTCCCACGGAGAGCTATCAATCCCTAGAGTTGAAAGCAGTTGATGAGGATCTGAGATCGCATTTGAGATCTCTTTGAGCCAGTTTTGCTCAACAGGAGCGTCATTTCGGGTTATTATGTGTGACATTATTTATAACTCAACGATGTTAAGAGGAAATCATGGCGTCAGTAAGTACCAATGAATTCAAAGGCGGTTTGAAATTTATGTTTGATAACGAGCCATGCTCAATTATCGACAATGAATATGTTAAACCTGGTAAAGGCCAAGCATTCAACCGTGTAAAACTTCGCAAATTGCTTTCTGGTAAAACACTAGAAAAAACATTTAAATCAGGTGAAAGCTTTGAGCTTGCTGATGTTGTCGATGTAGAACTTGACTACTTGTACAATGATGGCGAATTCTTCCATTTCATGAACAGCGTAAGCTTTGAGCAAATCGCTGCTGATGTTAAATCGGTTGGTGACACGGCTAAATGGTTAATAGAAAACAACACTTGTACAGTTACTCTTTGGAATGATAATCCAATTACAGTGACACCGCCAAACTTTGTTGAGATTGAAGTGACTGAAACAGACCCAGGTCTGAAAGGTGATACTCAAGGTACTGGTGGTAAACCAGCAACATTAGCAACAGGCGCTGTTGTTCGTGTTCCACTATTCATCGCTATCGGTGAAGTAGTGAAAGTAGACACTCGTACGGGTGAATACGTAGGTCGTGTTAAGTAATATCAATTATTATTGATATTTACACGTCAAAGAAAAGGTCACTTCGGTGGCCTTTTTTATTAGGTTATTTATATTGTAGATACAAAAAAGGTTGGCATCATAGCCAACCTTTTTTATTGCTTCAGCTTTAGATTAGATCATAAAAATGAATACAACAGAAAGAGCAGTAAAGATTGCAGCTGTTGTGTAACAAGCAATTTTACCAGCTGTTCCGATGTGGAATTTTAGGTCGTGCATGCCGTGATGTAGGCGGTGCATTGCATGCCACATTGGCATTGAGATTGAACCAATTACAAATAATGCCCCAATGATGCTAGTCACAAAACCAGCAACACGTAGGTAGTTCATTGATTCAGGACCAATCACACCTAGTGGAACTAAAATACCAAGAACTAAGATAGTTACAGGTGTTAGCATTGCAAACCAAGTACCACCGGCACCGAATAAGCCCCACCATACTGGTTCGTCAGAACGCTTTGGATTAAGATTTACCACAATTATTCTCCTTAAACGATAACCAGTACAAGTAATGTGATTGCAGCAACAGCTGCCCACTGTGCAAGAACAACGACTTTCTTATCTAGTGTTTTACCACTGATACGAATAGGCATTACTTGCGGCATCATGCTAAAGAAAGTTTGAGCATGGAATAAGCTACCCGCTAAAGCAACAATGTTCAAAGCAACCACAATAGGGTTTGCCATGAAATCTAACCAAGAAGCCCAAGCTAGTGGACCTTTCACTAAACTACCTAGACCAACAAGCAGACAAATAGTAAAGAAAATTAACGGTAGAATGGTTGCTTCACGAACCATGTAAAAACGGTAGAAAGGGTGATCTTTCCACCAAGTACGTGTCATTTCACGAACGTAAGGTTTACGGTTGCTCATCCTTATGCCTCCTGTGGTTTAAGCATTGCGATAACAAAGTCTTGAGACGATGCGATCTTACCTTGGTTAACTGCTGCTGCAGGGTCAACGTGTTTTGGACATACTTCAGAACAGTAACCAACAAACGTACAGCCCCATGCGCCATTGTCGCCATTGATAAGCTTCATACGTTCAGCAGAACCATTATCACGACTATCAAGGTTGTAACGGTGTGCAAGAGTTAGTGCTGCAGGACCGATAAATTCAGGGTTTAGGCCGAATTGAGGACAGGCTGCGTAACATAGACCACAGTTGATACAACCAGCGAACTGTTTGTATTTAGCCATTTGCTCTGGAGTTTGGGTGTTAGGGCCTTGCTCTGGAGTGCGATCGTTACCAAGAATGTAAGGTTTGATTGCTTCTAAACGCTCGATGAATGGCGTCATATCAACAATTAAATCTTTCTCGATAGGGAAGTTCGCTAATGGTTCCAGTGTTAAGCCATTTGGGTAATCACGTAAGAATGCTTTACATGCAAGCTTTGGTACGTTGTTTACCATCATGCCACAAGAACCACAGATCGCCATACGACAAGACCAACGGTAAGATAGGTTTTTGTCTAGGTTATCTTTAATGTAACCAATTGCATCAAGTACAGAGGTTGTATCATCACAAGGTACGTCAAATGCTTGTAGATAAGGTTTCTCATCTACCATTGGGTCGTAACGCATAATGTTTACTTTTTGGACTCTATTGCCAGCTGTCATTATGCTTTCTCCTCTGCGTTTTTCGCCGCTTCAGCTTCTGCCGCTGCTGCTTTTTCTGCCGCTTCACCATATAGGCGAGCTTTTGGTTGAGATTTAGTGATGGTTACATCGCTGTATTTAATCGTCGGTGCTGCATCTTTGTTGTAGTACGCTAATGAGTGTTTTAGGAAGTTCACATCATCACGTTCAGTACAACCTTCATCTAGACGTTGGTGTGCACCACGAGACTCTTTACGCAGAATTGCAGAATGAGCCATTGTTTCAGCGACTTCAAGACCGTAACCAATTTCGATAGCGTACAATAGGTCTGTGTTGAACACTTTACCTTTGTCTTTGATGCTGATGTTTTTGTAGCGTTTTTTCAGCTCAGCCAGTTTATCAACCGTATCTTGCATCTCGTGCTCTTTACGGTAAATACCACAGCCAGCTTCCATTGAGTGACCCATTTCAGTACGGATGTCAGCCCAGTTTTCATCGCCTTCTTGAGCTAGTAGTGCATCAATACGACCTTGAACTTCTTCAATCTGTGTTTGGATAGCGTTGTCATTCCAAACTGTGAATTCAGCGGCACGTTCAGCGGCTTTTTCACCTGCAAGGCGACCAAATACAACTAACTCAGCAAGTGAGTTTGAACCTAGACGATTTGCACCGTGAAGACCAACAGAAGAACATTCACCAACAGCAAATAGACCTTTGATGTTTGTTTCGTTGTTCTTGTCTGTTTCAATACCACCCATGGTGTAGTGAACCGTTGGACGAATTGGAATTGGCTCTTTTGCAGGGTCAACGTTAACGTAGGCTTTTGATAGCTCACAGATAAACGGTAGACGTTCATTTAGGTACTCTTCACCTAGGTGACGAAGATCCAAATGCACTACATCACCAAGAGGGTGCTTGATAGTGTTGCCTTTTTGCTGCTCATGCCAGAACGCTTGAGAAACTTTGTCACGAGGACCTAGTTCCATGTATTTGTTCTTTGGCTCACCGATAGGAGTTTCTGGACCCATACCGTAATCTT from the Aliivibrio wodanis genome contains:
- the frdB gene encoding fumarate reductase complex, iron-sulfur protein yields the protein MTAGNRVQKVNIMRYDPMVDEKPYLQAFDVPCDDTTSVLDAIGYIKDNLDKNLSYRWSCRMAICGSCGMMVNNVPKLACKAFLRDYPNGLTLEPLANFPIEKDLIVDMTPFIERLEAIKPYILGNDRTPEQGPNTQTPEQMAKYKQFAGCINCGLCYAACPQFGLNPEFIGPAALTLAHRYNLDSRDNGSAERMKLINGDNGAWGCTFVGYCSEVCPKHVDPAAAVNQGKIASSQDFVIAMLKPQEA
- the cpxA gene encoding sensor protein CpxA codes for the protein MFTKKIKFPLVSSLYGRIFAIFWFTLLLVLIGVVIGPNFDPRSRHNIATEHLNKMTEVAAYITGKYSEREGLKTTLKEISHKAHDHDENLALFFTTPTGEILDKPRELRGRKKALLNFLTLSDDPELPQQKLYGRTMMAGPFDIIIAQEKVYMYVGRYWKKPPPFILRILDKPIQLLLVTMLVSTPFLLWLAWALSQPARRLQKAAERVARGQFEKDEALEKGPREFRKTGQSFNQMVGSLNTMISGQQRLLSDISHELRSPLTRLRMATALATRKQGESTELSRIDMEAERLEQMISELLELSRIQVNSHQEREKTDAYSLWFDILEDAKFEAEHMNKELTYSGLIETPIFGNPNLLMSAVENVIRNAIKYGNDVITVNLEQTAAHFIIHVDDNGEGVPEDELKDIFKPFYRVSTARDRSSGGTGLGLAITESAIQQHSGTIIASKSPLGGLRMTITLPIEK
- a CDS encoding transcriptional regulator → MAKILLVDDDVELTSLLKDILSLEGYNVVEANNGLEGLAAVTDDLDLILLDIMMPKMNGMDMLRKLRETNEIPVLMLTAKGEEIDRVIGLELGADDYLPKPFSDRELLARIRAILRRTQTKAKESNSSNSIKYQGIEIFIGKQEAYSHGELLDLTGTEFGLLSQFIQKPGEIISKEELSLEVLGKRLAPFDRAIDMHVSNLRKKLPPLSEGKPRIKTLRGRGYLFVEE
- a CDS encoding membrane protein, coding for MNMMKKMVLGAVILPLSLASASVFAAGGKDHHGGMRGEGMEGGKCMMKANKKAFKALDLTDAQEDKFDEMRDARKAEHKAKKGQKRQPTAEMKADHEAMQNLMLADNFDEQAVRDLAEKMSERQIDRRVEMMKKRHEMMNILTPEQKVEFKANQDKYIADCAK
- the pfkA gene encoding 6-phosphofructokinase, which produces MVKKIGVLTSGGDAPGMNAAVRGVVRTALTEGLEVFGIHDGYLGLVEDRIEKLERHSVSDMINRGGTFLGSARFPEFKEVAVRDKAIENLKKHDIDALIVIGGDGSYMGAKKLTEMGYPCIGLPGTIDNDIAGTDYTIGYLTALNTVIDAIDRLRDTSSSHQRISIVEVMGRHCGDLTLMAAIAGGCEYVITPETGLNKEALIQNIQDGIAKGKKHAIIAITELMTDTNALAKEIEAETGRETRATVLGHIQRGGQPGAFDRILASRMGNYGVKLLVEGHGGRCVGIQNEQLVHHDIIDAIENMRRPEKLELYKVAEELF
- the yibK gene encoding tRNA/rRNA methyltransferase translates to MFEIALYEPEIAPNTGNIIRLSANCGANLHLIEPLGFDLEEKKLRRAGLDYHDLTHVKRHKNYAAFLEYLENNSDLEHRIFACTTKTTGHHTTPSYQKGDVLLFGPETRGLPADLIDGLPMEQRVRIPMMPDSRSLNLSNSVAIIVFEAWRQMGFEGGL
- the cysE gene encoding serine acetyltransferase encodes the protein MNECKKHKVWEKIVQEAREQSEQEPMLASFYHATIIKHENLAAALSYILANKLATASMPAMAVREVVEEAFASDPSITDAAACDICATVTRDPAVAMYSMPLLYLKGYHALQGYRVSNWLWKQGRVALATYLQNEISVACQVDVHPAATIGKGIMFDHATGIVIGETAVVENDVSILQDVTLGGTGKECGDRHPKIREGVMIGAGAKILGNIEVGEGAKIGSCSVVLQAVPPHTTVAGVPAKIVGRPSTEKPSFDMDQQFNGKSQTFISGDGI
- the frdD gene encoding fumarate reductase complex, membrane anchor subunit D, translating into MVNLNPKRSDEPVWWGLFGAGGTWFAMLTPVTILVLGILVPLGVIGPESMNYLRVAGFVTSIIGALFVIGSISMPMWHAMHRLHHGMHDLKFHIGTAGKIACYTTAAIFTALSVVFIFMI
- the fieF gene encoding ferrous-iron efflux pump FieF produces the protein MTQRYASLVTTAAWLATIVATILMLFKLGTWWVTGSVSLLASLVDSLLDMGASITNLLVVRYALQPADEEHSFGHGKAESLAALAQAMFISGSACFLLLNGVERFFRPQDVVAPELGVYVSGFAIVLTFGLVMFQQWVVKQTGSQAIAADSLHYKTDLFMNAAIMLALALSWYGWHQADAIFALVIGVYILISAFKMAYEAIQLLLDRQLPKEELEQIREACCRVDGVQGIHDLRTRLAGPTRFIQLHLELPDQMPLVEAHRIADKVEDELLTVFPHSDIIIHQDPLSVVLDSDREQTQFQ
- the efp gene encoding elongation factor P, with translation MASVSTNEFKGGLKFMFDNEPCSIIDNEYVKPGKGQAFNRVKLRKLLSGKTLEKTFKSGESFELADVVDVELDYLYNDGEFFHFMNSVSFEQIAADVKSVGDTAKWLIENNTCTVTLWNDNPITVTPPNFVEIEVTETDPGLKGDTQGTGGKPATLATGAVVRVPLFIAIGEVVKVDTRTGEYVGRVK
- the gpsA gene encoding glycerol-3-phosphate dehydrogenase [NAD(P)+] — protein: MTIMTTQTDYSDVSMTVLGAGSYGTSLAISLARNGAKVILWGHEEKHMARLEADRANEEFLPGVPFPPSLIMATDLEKAVQASRDLLVVVPSHVFGLVLSNVKAFLRENSRVCWATKGLEPETGRLLKEVAVEALGESHSLAVLSGPTFAKELASGMPTAIAVASPDQQFVKDLQEKIHCSKTFRVYANNDFTGMQLGGAVKNVIAIGAGMSDGIGFGANARTALITRGLAEMTRLGVALGAEAETFMGMAGLGDLVLTCTDNQSRNRRFGLALGQGGDVNSAQEEIGQVVEGYRNTKEVFLLAERMGVEMPIVEQIYQVLYQGKDARMAAQDLLARDKKSES
- the frdC gene encoding fumarate reductase complex, membrane anchor subunit C; the encoded protein is MSNRKPYVREMTRTWWKDHPFYRFYMVREATILPLIFFTICLLVGLGSLVKGPLAWASWLDFMANPIVVALNIVALAGSLFHAQTFFSMMPQVMPIRISGKTLDKKVVVLAQWAAVAAITLLVLVIV